ACTCCAATACGCATCTCCGTGCACAAACCGTCCACCCCAAACCGCCAGCAAAAGCAAAGCGACACCAAACACTGATGCCTCCATCACCTTCCCCACCCGCACGAAGCGCATGTATCCGCCCATGAACATTGCAATTGGAATGGTGGCTCCCACCGTGAATACACCCCACGGACTTTCCGCCAGCGTCCTCACCACCACCAATGCCAGCACGGCCAGCAAAATAATCATGATTGCCAGAATCGCGATCATCGCGACGTATCCCGCCGCGGAGTTCAACTCCTCCTTCACCATTTGTCCAAGCGATTTCCCATTGCGCCGCATGGAACTGAACAGAATAACGAAATCCTGCACCGCCCCTCCCAGCACGACACCAATCAAAATCCACAATGTCCCGGGCAGATACCCGAACTGCGCTGCCAATACCGGCCCGACCAATGGCCCCGGTCCAGAGATCGCCGCAAAATGATGGCCAAAGACAATCCACTTGTTGGTCTTCACGAAATCCTTGCCGTCATCATGCACCTCACAAGGCGTTGCCCGCCGGTCATTCAACATCAAAACACTCGCCGCGATCCATTTGGAATAAAACCGGTAACCAATCGCATAAGTGCAAACCGCAGCAATGAGGATGTAAATCGAATTGAGCGCTTCCCCGCGATGGAACGCCAAAGTCGCATAGGCCCATCCTCCAGCAATCGCCAGGATGAGCCAAAACAATGTAGTGGCCAGTTTCTTCATCGATCAAATGTGTAGCATTAGACTTTTAACCAGAATCAGGGCCTCCCGACTAGGGAATTTAGCGAATCGCCTTCTCAAAAATTCGATAGTGCGTCTCCTCCATCCCGAGCTTGGAGTACGCCCGGTGCGCCCTGCTGTTCTCCTTTTCCACATACAACCGCAACGAACACACCTCTCCTGATTCCTTCGCCAACCGCTCCACGTGCTCAAATAGCGCTTTGAACACTCCCTGGCCCCGAAACTCTTCCTTCACGAAAACACTCTGTATCCACCAGATATTTCCATTGCGCCAATCGCTCCATTCGTAAGTGACCAATGTTTGCCCAACGACTCCCGCTCCCGTCTCTTCGGCAACGAAGTAAACCCCTTTGGCCGCAGCTTTCAGCAACGCCCCCACCCCTTTCCGCACGGTCTCCGGTGCGAGCTTCAGGTGCTCAGATTCCCATGCCAGCCGCAGGTTAAAATCAGCAACCACCTCTGCATCACTCAAATTGGCTGTGCGAATGTTCATAGCCATATTTTGATGATTTAATGGAAACGTTTAAAGCACGAAAACTTGTTTAGTCCCCAGCCATTCACCATATTTGATCATGGACGAAAACGAACCTGTCCAACTGCCGATCGACGGAGTTTTGGATCTGCACACCTTTCGACCGCGCGAGATCAAAGACCTTGTTCTTGACTACCTCGCCGCCTGTCAGGAGCGTGGCATTCTGCAAGTCCGCATCATTCATGGCAAAGGCAGCGGCAACCTCCGTCGCACGGTTCACTCCATTCTTGGCAAACATCCTGAAGTCATTTCCTATTCGCTCGATCATCCACAATTTGGTGGCTGGGGAGCAACCATCCTGACGCTACGAAAAAAAGCCTGAGACGTTTGGAGCCGGTTTTCCACGTTTTAAGTACGTAGGTATTCACCCCATACTGGAAATGCCCGGTTTATGGAAACACTTTGCCGTCGTTGAAAACCCTAACTAAAACGTACGGATTATGAAACAAGCGGCTACTCTGCTCCTACTCACCTCCTCGGTACTCATCTCTCATGCCGATATCGTAAAATTCACTTTGGGACCAAACGGCCTGAATCCTTCTAATGCAGTTCCAGCAGTAACCAACAGCACGGGTGCCGGGGACAAAATCTCTGGAGGCATCTGCTTTGATACCACAGCCGCCACTCTGAAATTTAATTTCGGCTATGGTTCCGCTGCGGGATTCAGTGATCTTACTGGCCCGGCTTCCTCCGTCCACATTCATGGACCTGCTTCCGCATTTGAAAACGCCGGTGTTCAATTTGACCTGACGCCCTTTTTGTTCCCGTCTATAGATCCTTCCAAAGGCGGCACAGTTTACGGCTCCTTGGGTATGAACTCCGAACAATCGTCCAATCTTCTCGCGGGACTTGATTATATCG
The nucleotide sequence above comes from Pedosphaera parvula Ellin514. Encoded proteins:
- a CDS encoding GNAT family N-acetyltransferase; this translates as MNIRTANLSDAEVVADFNLRLAWESEHLKLAPETVRKGVGALLKAAAKGVYFVAEETGAGVVGQTLVTYEWSDWRNGNIWWIQSVFVKEEFRGQGVFKALFEHVERLAKESGEVCSLRLYVEKENSRAHRAYSKLGMEETHYRIFEKAIR
- a CDS encoding Smr/MutS family protein produces the protein MDENEPVQLPIDGVLDLHTFRPREIKDLVLDYLAACQERGILQVRIIHGKGSGNLRRTVHSILGKHPEVISYSLDHPQFGGWGATILTLRKKA